From Polaribacter haliotis:
CATATTCTCCAGTAATGTTGCCTAAATGACGCAAACATTCTCGAATATCAATAGAAAATAAATCGGTCGAGATTTCTAAATCAATTCCTTCTTGTACAGAAGTAATTGCCATTAAAGCATTATTTAAAGCTTCAAAATGGCGAGAATTGGTAACAATAGTTTCGTTGTTACTTAAAGCACCTATGTTAACTAGAGAAGTTAATTCGGCTTTTAATTCTTCAATTCCAGTTTTGTTTTTTGCAGATAAAAGAATTAAATTTTCAATTTCAGATTGTAAGATGGAAGAATCATGACATGATAAAGTATCAATTTTATTAGCAATAACTAATAAACGTTTATTTGGAAAACGCTCTTTAATCGTTTTAATTTCTTGTAAAAAATCTTCACTAGAATAAGAAAATTTATTAGAATCTATTAAGAATATTATTAACTGTGCATTTTCTGCTTTTTCGTAGGCTTTTTTAATACCAATATTTTCAACAACATCTTTTGTTTCTCTAATTCCTGCAGTATCTATAAAGCGAAATGCAACACCATCAATAATTAATTCGTCTTCAATTGCATCTCTTGTAGTTCCTGCAATATCAGAAACAATAGCTTTTTCTTCGTTTAAAAGAGTGTTTAAAAGTGTAGATTTCCCAACATTTGGCTCACCAATAATAGCAACAGGAATTCCATTTTTCATAGCATTTCCAAATGCAAAAGAATCAATCAAACGTTTTAAAACGAAAGTAATTTTTGCAACCAATTCTTTAAATTTAGTTCTATCTGCAAATTCTACATCTTCACCAGAAAAATCTAATTCTAATTCAATTAAAGCTGCGAAGTCTAATAATTGTGCACGTAATTCTTTTAATTCATTGGTAATGCCACCTCGCATTTGCTGAATTGCCATTTTATGACTCGCTTCAGAATTAGATGCAATAACATCTGCAACAGCTTCTGCTTGGCTTAAATCCATTTTTCCATTCAAAAAAGCACGCATGGTAAATTCCCCATTATCTGCCATTCTACAACCATTTTGTAAAAATAATTGTATAATTTCTTGTTGAATAAAACTGGAACCATGACAAGAGATTTCAACTACATTTTCGCCAGTATAAGAATTTGGGTTTTTAAATACAGACACCAAAACTTCATCAACAATAATATCGTTATTAGTAATATGCCCTAAATGAATGGTATGCGTTTTCTGTGTTTTAAGAGATTTCCCTTTTTTTATCGACTTAAAAAAAGTGTCAACAATTTCGATGGATTTGTCTCCAGAAAGTCTTATTACAGAAATTGCACCAACTCCAGAAGGAGTTGCTAAAGCGATAATTGTATCTTGTTGCATCATACTGCAAAAATACGTAAAGATTTTTCAGAAAAATAAAAAGTCCACCACAATTTGTGATGAACTTTTCAGGCAATTCAAGGGGGATATCGTTGCAAATTTATGTACACTAAAATTTAAGTGTTATCTTGGTTTATTAAAATATTAATAAGCACTTTCTTCTTCTTTCTCTTTTTTCTTATCTTCTTTAGAAACTTGCGATAAGTTCAATTTGTTATTTGGTACAAACTCTAAAGTTCTCATTGGGAATGGAATATTAATATCTGCTTTATCAAAAGCTTTCTTAATTTCTATAATAGCTTTACTTTTTGCTTTTAATTTCTCCAAAGCATTTTCAGAATCTATCCAAAATCTGCATAAGAAATTAATAGAACTATCGCCAAATTCGGTAAAATAGAATTCAACATTTTTACCAATTTCATCTTGGTCAAAATTAGCTGTAATCGTCTTCTTAGTTAACTCTTCCACTTGCTCTAAATCTGCACCATATTCTACACCACATTCAATAGCAATTCTCATTTTTGTAGTTAAAGAGTAGTTTTTAAAGGGGCTTTCTAAAATAGTTTTGTTTGGAATTACAACCATATTATTGTCAGCCTCTTTCAATACAAAATAGTTTAAATTAATATCCATAACTTCTCCAGAATAGCCACTTGTTTCTACCCAATTCCCAATATTTAAGTTTCTTCTAAAAGATAAAACCACACCCGATATTGTGTTCGATAAAGTCCCCTGTAAAGCCAAACCAATTACAATACCAGAAACCCCAGCTGCAGAAACAATAGTCTTTAAAGTATCGTCGAACTTAAGAACGGTCATTGCTAAATACAAACCAACTAAAATAGTAACTGCAGATGCGACTCTAGACACTAAATCTCTAACCGATTTTTGGCTAATTCTCCTTCCAATTGTTTTGTTAACTATTTTATTCATTGCTCTGGATGCGAAATACGCAATAACCAAAACAACCAATGCAATTGCCAAGTTGGGTATATTTTTTAAAAATATATCTTTCCAGGCTTCTAATTTTTCTATAACTTTATCCATGTTTAATTTTTATTTATTTTAATATATTATTTTACAAAACTTGTATTCAAAACGTCGTTTGTATCTTTAGACCAAGCATTTAACATCCAAGTAGATTTTTCTAATTCTCTAATGTAAGAACCTATTAAATCGATAGTTCCCTCGTCTTTTACTTCATTTGCTTTATCAATCACTTTATTTAATTGTTCTAATAAAATACTATGATCGTCAATTATAATCGCTACCATCTCTTTGTCAGTTAACAATGGACTTGATTCTTTCACTCGCGAAATTTCTATGTAATCCGATAATTTACTAATAGGATGGTATTTAAAAGTTACAATTCTCTCTGCAACTTCGTCGATTTTTATTCGAGTATCGTTATACATTTCCTCAAATTTTCTATGTAACTCAAAAAAGTTTTTACCTAAAACGTTCCAATGAAAATTTCTTAATTTCTGATAATAAACATGATAATCTGCCAACAACACGTTTAATTCCGATACGATTGGTAACATTCTCTTATTTTCCATATTTAAGTAATTCATGTAACAGAATTTTAAATTATTAATTATACAAAACTAAGGAGGATATGTATTTTATCTTACCTCAGACAATTTTCATCTTAACGCAAATCAAATTAATAATTGCCAAGTATTTTCAAAATTTTAAAAGAAAAAGTTGTAACAAATCCCTTAATTTTGCGACAAATAGATGTAACCAAACTTTAAAAACAAACATGAAAGAAGACAGACAACTCCTTGTAATAACACATATTAGTCAATTATTAGATTTCGTAACTGGAATTGGAGGCTTTATTGTACCATTGGTTTTATGGCTTACAAAAAAGGATGAAGTATTAGGAATGGATTTTCACGGAAAAGCAATTTTAAACTTTAGAATATCGATGTTTTTGTATATTTTAATTTGTATTCCGTTAATAATATTATTTGGCTTAGGTATAATAGGAATAATAATTATTGCCTTTTTCTATCTGATTTTTCCAATAATTAACGCTGTAAAAGCCAGTAATAACGAACCACCAAATTACCCATTCAGTATAAAATTTATAAAATAATAAATAGCAGAAATCGTCTTTTTAAAAGACGATTTTTTGTTTAAAAATGTTTTTGAAGAAAATTATTATAAGAATTTGGGCGTTCCCTAAAAAGGTCGGGCTTTTCGCTACAATCTTTTGCCTTAAAAAAGGCAAAAGGATTTCCACTGCAATCCCTAACGCGTGCTTGTTAATAAACAAATAGCTTTCACCGAAAAGAACTATATATTTTTTATAACATCTTCATATTCATAATAGAAGAGTTCGAATTTTGGCATTGTTTCCACATAGAATTCGTAGCAATCTCGCCAAGTATTTTTATTA
This genomic window contains:
- the mnmE gene encoding tRNA uridine-5-carboxymethylaminomethyl(34) synthesis GTPase MnmE, which codes for MMQQDTIIALATPSGVGAISVIRLSGDKSIEIVDTFFKSIKKGKSLKTQKTHTIHLGHITNNDIIVDEVLVSVFKNPNSYTGENVVEISCHGSSFIQQEIIQLFLQNGCRMADNGEFTMRAFLNGKMDLSQAEAVADVIASNSEASHKMAIQQMRGGITNELKELRAQLLDFAALIELELDFSGEDVEFADRTKFKELVAKITFVLKRLIDSFAFGNAMKNGIPVAIIGEPNVGKSTLLNTLLNEEKAIVSDIAGTTRDAIEDELIIDGVAFRFIDTAGIRETKDVVENIGIKKAYEKAENAQLIIFLIDSNKFSYSSEDFLQEIKTIKERFPNKRLLVIANKIDTLSCHDSSILQSEIENLILLSAKNKTGIEELKAELTSLVNIGALSNNETIVTNSRHFEALNNALMAITSVQEGIDLEISTDLFSIDIRECLRHLGNITGEYDVDKDILGHIFGNFCIGK
- a CDS encoding mechanosensitive ion channel family protein, which produces MDKVIEKLEAWKDIFLKNIPNLAIALVVLVIAYFASRAMNKIVNKTIGRRISQKSVRDLVSRVASAVTILVGLYLAMTVLKFDDTLKTIVSAAGVSGIVIGLALQGTLSNTISGVVLSFRRNLNIGNWVETSGYSGEVMDINLNYFVLKEADNNMVVIPNKTILESPFKNYSLTTKMRIAIECGVEYGADLEQVEELTKKTITANFDQDEIGKNVEFYFTEFGDSSINFLCRFWIDSENALEKLKAKSKAIIEIKKAFDKADINIPFPMRTLEFVPNNKLNLSQVSKEDKKKEKEEESAY
- a CDS encoding Dps family protein encodes the protein MNYLNMENKRMLPIVSELNVLLADYHVYYQKLRNFHWNVLGKNFFELHRKFEEMYNDTRIKIDEVAERIVTFKYHPISKLSDYIEISRVKESSPLLTDKEMVAIIIDDHSILLEQLNKVIDKANEVKDEGTIDLIGSYIRELEKSTWMLNAWSKDTNDVLNTSFVK
- a CDS encoding DUF4870 domain-containing protein; its protein translation is MKEDRQLLVITHISQLLDFVTGIGGFIVPLVLWLTKKDEVLGMDFHGKAILNFRISMFLYILICIPLIILFGLGIIGIIIIAFFYLIFPIINAVKASNNEPPNYPFSIKFIK